One part of the Solanum dulcamara chromosome 3, daSolDulc1.2, whole genome shotgun sequence genome encodes these proteins:
- the LOC129883433 gene encoding uncharacterized protein LOC129883433 has protein sequence MAEYEGCIMGPKIAIDKDIQELLVIRDSDLPIHQIQGEWTVKNSKIAPYMKLVQMLCKRFRKIEFSYIDPVEIYLKELLAHCSHVEAEPDRIPWYFDIKKYLETRTYQDNATFNQKKAIRRMANNFFPSGETLYRRTPDMGLLRYIDAVETMKLLKQIHAGVYGTHMNGLTLAKKIFRSGYF, from the exons ATGGCTGAGTATGAAGGATGCATCATGGGTCCAAAGATAGCTATCGATAAGGATATTCAAGAGTTGCTGGTAATCAGAGATTCAGATTTACCGATTCATCAGATTCAAGGGGAATGGACCGTGAAGAATTCGAAGATTGCACCGTACATGAAGTTAGTGCAAATGTTGTGTAAAAGGTTCCGCAAGATCGAGTTTAG TTACATTGACCCTGTGGAGATATATTTGAAAGAACTACTCGCTCACTGTTCACATGTTGAAGCAGAACCAGATAGGATACCTTGGTATTTTGACATAAAAAAGTATCTAGAAACCAGAACTTATCAAGATAATGCGACTTTCAATCAGAAGAAAGCAATACGTCGAATGGCTAataatttctttccaagtggagAAACCCTTTATAGGAGAACTCCAGATATGGGACTTCTCAGATATATTGATGCCGTTGAAACTATGAAGCTTCTCAAACAGATTCATGCAGGAGTTTATGGAACTCATATGAATGGGCTTACCTTAGCGAAGAAGATCTTTCGATCCGGCTATTTTTAG